A window of the Streptomyces sp. NBC_01351 genome harbors these coding sequences:
- a CDS encoding acyl-CoA dehydrogenase family protein: protein MSLDHRLTPEHEELRRTVEAFAHDVIAPKIGDLYERHEFPYEIVAEMGRMGLFGLPFPEEYGGMGGDYLALGIALEELARVDSSVAITLEAGVSLGAMPIYLFGSEEQKRQWLPKMCSGEILGAFGLTEPGAGSDAGGTRTTAVREGDQWVINGSKCFITNSGTDITGLVTVTAVTGRKADGRPEISSIIVPSGTPGFTVAAPYSKVGWNSSDTRELSFDDVRVPLANLVGEEGRGYAQFLRILDEGRIAISALATGLAQGCVDESVKYAKERHAFGKAIGDNQAIQFKLADMEMRAHMARIGWRDAASRLVLGEPFKKEAAIAKLYSSTVAVDNAREATQIHGGYGFMNEYPVARMWRDSKILEIGEGTSEVQRMLIARELGFNG, encoded by the coding sequence ATGTCCCTCGACCACCGGCTCACCCCCGAGCACGAGGAACTCCGCCGTACCGTCGAGGCGTTCGCGCACGACGTGATCGCGCCGAAGATCGGCGACCTTTACGAGCGCCACGAGTTCCCGTACGAGATCGTCGCCGAGATGGGCCGCATGGGCCTGTTCGGCCTGCCCTTCCCGGAGGAGTACGGCGGCATGGGCGGGGACTACCTCGCCCTCGGCATCGCCCTGGAGGAGCTGGCCCGGGTCGACTCCTCGGTCGCCATCACCCTGGAGGCCGGGGTCTCCCTCGGTGCCATGCCGATCTACCTCTTCGGCTCCGAGGAGCAGAAGCGGCAGTGGCTGCCGAAGATGTGCTCCGGCGAGATCCTCGGCGCCTTCGGCCTGACCGAGCCCGGCGCGGGCTCCGACGCCGGCGGCACCCGCACCACGGCCGTCCGCGAGGGCGACCAGTGGGTCATCAACGGCTCGAAGTGCTTCATCACCAACTCCGGTACGGACATCACCGGTCTGGTCACCGTCACCGCCGTGACGGGCCGCAAGGCGGACGGCCGCCCGGAGATCTCCTCGATCATCGTCCCGTCCGGTACTCCCGGCTTCACGGTGGCCGCACCCTATTCCAAGGTCGGCTGGAACTCCTCGGACACCCGTGAGCTGTCCTTCGACGACGTACGGGTGCCCCTCGCCAACCTCGTCGGCGAGGAGGGCCGCGGCTACGCGCAGTTCCTGCGGATCCTGGACGAGGGCCGGATCGCCATCTCGGCGCTCGCCACCGGTCTCGCGCAGGGCTGCGTGGACGAGTCGGTGAAGTACGCGAAGGAGCGCCACGCCTTCGGCAAGGCCATCGGCGACAACCAGGCCATCCAGTTCAAGCTGGCCGACATGGAGATGCGCGCGCACATGGCCCGCATCGGCTGGCGTGACGCGGCCTCGCGGCTGGTGCTCGGGGAGCCGTTCAAGAAGGAGGCGGCGATCGCCAAGCTGTACTCCTCGACGGTCGCCGTCGACAACGCCCGTGAGGCGACCCAGATCCACGGCGGCTACGGATTCATGAACGAGTACCCCGTGGCGCGCATGTGGCGGGACTCGAAGATCCTGGAGATCGGCGAGGGCACGAGCGAGGTGCAGCGCATGCTGATCGCCCGTGA
- a CDS encoding hydroxymethylglutaryl-CoA lyase yields MSSGSDLPMTVPAPGLPPRVRIHEVGARDGLQNEKTAVPTEVKAEFVHRLAAAGLTTIEATSFVHPKWVPQLADAEQLFPLLADVEAALPVLVPNERGLDRALALGATRIAVFGSATETFASRNLNRTVAESLAMFEPVVARAKEGGAHVRGYLSMCFGDPWEGPVPVHQVVSVAKALLDLGCDELSLGDTIGVATPGHVRELLGGLNEAGVTTDRIGVHFHDTYGQALSNTLAALQHGVTTVDASAGGLGGCPYAKSATGNLATEDLVWMLDGLGIETGVDLTALTATSVWMAEQLGRPSPSRTVRALSHKE; encoded by the coding sequence ATGAGCAGCGGCAGCGACCTGCCCATGACCGTCCCGGCACCCGGTCTGCCGCCGCGGGTCCGGATCCACGAGGTCGGCGCCCGGGACGGGCTGCAGAACGAGAAGACGGCCGTACCGACGGAGGTGAAGGCGGAGTTCGTCCACCGCCTCGCCGCCGCCGGCCTGACCACCATCGAGGCGACCAGCTTCGTGCACCCCAAGTGGGTGCCCCAGCTGGCCGACGCCGAGCAGCTGTTCCCGCTGCTCGCCGACGTGGAGGCGGCCCTGCCCGTCCTCGTGCCGAACGAGCGCGGCCTGGACCGCGCGCTCGCCCTCGGGGCCACCCGCATCGCCGTCTTCGGGTCGGCCACGGAGACCTTCGCCTCCCGCAACCTGAACCGGACCGTCGCCGAGTCCCTCGCGATGTTCGAGCCCGTCGTGGCCCGGGCGAAGGAGGGCGGGGCGCACGTGCGCGGCTACCTCTCCATGTGCTTCGGCGACCCCTGGGAGGGCCCGGTCCCGGTCCACCAGGTGGTCTCCGTCGCCAAGGCGTTGCTCGACCTCGGCTGTGACGAGCTGAGCCTCGGCGACACCATCGGCGTCGCCACCCCCGGCCACGTCCGGGAACTGCTCGGCGGCCTGAACGAAGCAGGCGTCACCACCGACCGCATCGGTGTGCACTTCCACGACACCTACGGCCAGGCCCTCTCCAACACCCTCGCCGCGCTCCAGCACGGCGTGACCACCGTCGACGCCTCCGCAGGCGGCCTCGGCGGATGCCCGTACGCGAAGAGCGCCACCGGCAACCTCGCCACCGAGGACCTGGTGTGGATGCTCGACGGCCTCGGCATCGAGACCGGGGTCGATCTGACCGCCCTCACCGCCACGAGCGTGTGGATGGCCGAACAGCTGGGCCGGCCCAGCCCCTCCCGAACCGTCCGCGCCCTCTCCCACAAGGAGTAA
- a CDS encoding ATP-binding protein, producing MFSTVLVANRGEIAVRVIRTLRELGIRSVAVFSDADADARHVREADTAVRIGPAAAAESYLSVERLLDAARRTGAQAVHPGYGFLAENAAFAAACAEAGLAFIGPPASAISLMGDKIRAKETVKAAGVPVVPGSSGSGLSDAELVAAAEQIGMPVLLKPSAGGGGKGMRLVRDAAVLGEEIAAARREARSSFGDDTLLVERWVDRPRHIEIQVLADSFGNVVHLGERECSLQRRHQKVIEEAPSVLLDEKTRAAMGAAAVDAARSCGYVGAGTVEFIVPGGDPSSYYFMEMNTRLQVEHPVTELITGLDLVELQLRVAAGEALGFDQSDVTLTGHAIEARVCAEDPARGFLPSGGTVLALSEPSGGAVRTDSGLTAGVPVGSTYDPMLSKVIAYGPDRASALRLLRGALADTVILGVQTNAGFLRRLLAHPDVVSGDLDTGLVERDLPSLLPDGVPPEVYGAAALLSLPHPAPSRSADERLRRGRALPGPAPQTPAGLGGYAPAGPEGWVDPFDVPSGWRLGGTPAWTVHHFRLPGQDPVEVRTRPLGTDSELLISDSGESNPASPAFEALGVPPAVAGGGLGQSSSAPARARIVARTPDHLTIELDGITHRFAYAPSPEGTWLGRDADSWHVQAHDPVAAALSGGGHAGANTLAAPMPGTVTVVKVAVGDEVTAGQSLLVVEAMKMEHVISAPHAGTVTELDVTPGSTVAMDQVLAVVTPAEEAGA from the coding sequence ATGTTCAGCACTGTTCTGGTCGCGAACCGCGGCGAGATCGCGGTACGCGTCATCCGCACCCTGCGGGAGCTCGGCATCCGCTCCGTGGCCGTCTTCAGCGACGCGGACGCGGACGCGCGCCACGTACGGGAGGCCGACACGGCCGTCCGCATCGGCCCCGCCGCGGCCGCCGAGAGCTACCTGTCCGTGGAGCGGCTCCTGGACGCGGCCCGCCGCACCGGGGCCCAGGCCGTCCACCCCGGCTACGGCTTCCTCGCGGAGAACGCGGCCTTCGCGGCCGCCTGCGCCGAGGCAGGGCTGGCCTTCATCGGGCCGCCCGCCTCCGCGATCTCCCTGATGGGCGACAAGATCCGGGCCAAGGAGACCGTGAAGGCGGCGGGCGTGCCCGTGGTCCCCGGCTCCTCCGGCAGCGGCCTGTCCGACGCCGAACTGGTCGCCGCCGCCGAACAGATCGGCATGCCGGTGCTGCTGAAGCCCTCTGCGGGCGGCGGCGGCAAGGGCATGCGGCTGGTGCGGGACGCGGCCGTACTGGGCGAGGAGATCGCGGCGGCCCGCCGCGAGGCGCGGTCCTCCTTCGGCGACGACACCCTGCTGGTGGAGCGCTGGGTGGACCGGCCGCGGCACATCGAGATCCAGGTGCTCGCCGACTCCTTCGGGAACGTCGTGCACCTGGGCGAGCGCGAGTGCTCGCTGCAGCGCCGCCACCAGAAGGTGATCGAGGAGGCCCCGTCGGTCCTGCTCGACGAGAAGACCCGGGCCGCGATGGGCGCGGCGGCGGTGGACGCGGCCCGCTCGTGCGGGTACGTCGGCGCGGGCACGGTGGAGTTCATCGTCCCGGGCGGCGACCCGTCCTCGTACTACTTCATGGAAATGAACACCCGCCTCCAGGTCGAGCACCCGGTGACGGAGCTCATCACGGGCCTGGACCTGGTGGAACTGCAGCTCCGGGTGGCGGCCGGCGAGGCGCTGGGCTTCGACCAGTCCGACGTGACGCTGACCGGGCACGCGATCGAGGCCCGGGTCTGCGCGGAGGACCCGGCGCGCGGGTTCTTGCCGTCCGGCGGTACGGTCCTCGCGCTCTCCGAGCCGTCGGGCGGGGCGGTCCGTACGGACTCCGGGCTGACGGCCGGGGTGCCGGTGGGGTCGACGTACGACCCGATGCTGTCGAAGGTGATCGCGTACGGCCCCGACCGGGCCAGTGCGCTGCGCTTGCTGCGGGGGGCTCTGGCGGACACCGTGATTCTGGGTGTCCAGACCAACGCGGGTTTCCTGCGTCGTCTGCTGGCCCACCCGGATGTCGTCTCCGGCGACCTGGACACGGGCCTGGTGGAGCGGGACCTGCCCTCTCTGCTCCCGGACGGCGTCCCGCCGGAGGTGTACGGGGCGGCTGCGCTGCTCTCTCTCCCCCACCCCGCCCCTTCCCGCAGTGCCGATGAGCGGCTTCGCCGCGGACGGGCTCTGCCCGGACCCGCGCCTCAAACGCCGGCGGGGCTGGGGGGTTACGCCCCGGCGGGGCCGGAGGGGTGGGTCGACCCGTTCGACGTCCCGAGCGGGTGGCGCCTCGGCGGGACCCCCGCCTGGACGGTGCATCACTTCCGGCTTCCCGGCCAGGACCCGGTCGAGGTCCGTACCCGCCCCCTCGGCACGGACTCCGAGCTGCTCATCTCCGACTCCGGCGAGTCAAACCCAGCCTCGCCGGCGTTTGAGGCGCTGGGGGTACCCCCAGCGGTAGCTGGGGGAGGTCTGGGGCAGAGCTCCAGCGCACCGGCGCGCGCCCGGATCGTGGCCCGCACCCCCGACCACCTCACCATCGAGCTGGACGGCATCACGCACCGCTTCGCGTACGCCCCCTCCCCGGAGGGGACCTGGCTCGGCCGCGACGCCGACTCCTGGCACGTGCAGGCCCACGACCCGGTGGCAGCCGCCCTGAGCGGCGGCGGACACGCAGGGGCCAACACCCTGGCCGCCCCCATGCCCGGCACCGTCACCGTCGTCAAGGTGGCCGTCGGGGACGAGGTGACCGCGGGTCAGAGTCTGCTCGTCGTCGAGGCGATGAAGATGGAGCACGTCATCTCCGCCCCGCACGCCGGCACCGTCACCGAGCTCGACGTGACCCCCGGCTCCACCGTGGCCATGGACCAGGTCCTGGCCGTCGTCACCCCGGCAGAGGAGGCGGGCGCATGA
- a CDS encoding carboxyl transferase domain-containing protein yields MQQAPVLTTAADPASEAWRTNEAAHRELAEGLRARLEAARLGGGEKARARHTARGKLLPRDRVDALLDPGSPFLELAPLAAEGMYGGAAPAAGVIAGIGRVSGRECVIVANDATVKGGTYYPMTVKKHLRAQEVALENRLPCLYLVDSGGAFLPMQDEVFPDREHFGRIFYNQARMSGAGIPQIAAVLGSCTAGGAYVPAMSDEAVIVRGQGTIFLGGPPLVKAATGEVVTAEELGGGEVHSRVSGVTDHLAEDDAHALRIVRNIVATLPDRGALPWSVEAPEEPKVDPYGLYGAVPVDSRTPYDAREIIARVVDGSRFQEFKAEYGQTLVTGFARIHGHPVGIIANNGILFSESAQKGAHFIELCDQRGIPLLFLQNISGFMVGRDYEAGGIAKHGAKMVTAVACARVPKLTVVVGGSYGAGNYSMCGRAYSPRFLWMWPNAKISVMGGEQAASVLATVKRDQIEGAGQEWPAEDEEAFKAPVRAQYEEQGNAYYATARLWDDGVIDPMETRQVLGLALTACANAPLGDSGFGIFRM; encoded by the coding sequence ATGCAGCAGGCACCAGTGCTGACGACCGCCGCGGACCCGGCGTCCGAGGCCTGGCGGACCAACGAGGCCGCCCACCGCGAGCTCGCCGAGGGGCTGCGCGCCCGACTCGAAGCGGCCCGCCTCGGTGGCGGCGAGAAGGCCCGCGCCCGCCACACCGCCCGCGGGAAGCTCCTCCCCCGCGACCGCGTGGACGCCCTCCTCGACCCCGGTTCCCCCTTCCTGGAGCTGGCCCCGCTGGCCGCCGAGGGCATGTACGGGGGCGCGGCCCCCGCCGCCGGGGTCATCGCGGGCATCGGCCGGGTCAGCGGCCGCGAGTGCGTGATCGTCGCGAACGACGCCACCGTCAAGGGCGGCACGTACTACCCGATGACCGTCAAGAAGCACCTCCGCGCCCAGGAGGTGGCCCTGGAGAACCGTCTCCCCTGCCTCTACCTGGTCGACTCGGGCGGCGCCTTCCTGCCCATGCAGGACGAGGTCTTCCCCGACCGGGAGCACTTCGGCCGCATCTTCTACAACCAGGCCCGCATGTCGGGCGCCGGCATCCCGCAGATCGCGGCCGTCCTCGGCTCCTGCACGGCGGGCGGCGCGTACGTCCCGGCGATGAGCGACGAGGCCGTCATCGTCCGCGGCCAGGGCACGATCTTCCTCGGCGGCCCGCCGCTGGTGAAGGCCGCCACCGGCGAGGTGGTCACGGCCGAGGAGCTCGGCGGCGGCGAGGTGCACAGCCGTGTCTCCGGCGTGACGGACCACCTCGCGGAGGACGACGCGCACGCGCTGCGGATCGTACGGAACATCGTGGCGACCCTGCCCGACCGCGGGGCCCTGCCCTGGTCGGTCGAGGCTCCCGAGGAGCCGAAGGTGGACCCGTACGGGCTGTACGGCGCGGTCCCCGTCGACTCCCGCACCCCCTACGACGCCCGCGAGATCATCGCCCGGGTCGTGGACGGCTCCCGCTTCCAGGAGTTCAAGGCGGAGTACGGGCAGACGCTCGTCACCGGCTTCGCGCGGATCCACGGCCACCCGGTCGGGATCATCGCCAACAACGGCATCCTCTTCTCCGAATCCGCGCAGAAGGGCGCCCACTTCATCGAGCTGTGCGACCAGCGCGGCATCCCGCTCCTCTTCCTCCAGAACATCTCGGGCTTCATGGTCGGCCGCGACTACGAGGCGGGCGGCATCGCCAAGCACGGCGCCAAGATGGTCACGGCCGTGGCCTGCGCCCGGGTGCCGAAGCTGACCGTGGTGGTCGGCGGCTCGTACGGCGCCGGCAACTACTCGATGTGCGGCCGGGCGTACTCGCCGCGCTTCCTGTGGATGTGGCCGAACGCCAAGATCTCCGTCATGGGCGGCGAGCAGGCGGCCTCCGTCCTGGCCACGGTCAAGCGCGACCAGATCGAGGGCGCGGGCCAGGAGTGGCCGGCCGAGGACGAGGAGGCCTTCAAGGCCCCGGTCCGCGCGCAGTACGAGGAGCAGGGCAACGCCTACTACGCCACGGCGCGGCTGTGGGACGACGGGGTCATCGACCCGATGGAGACCCGGCAGGTGCTGGGACTGGCCCTGACCGCGTGCGCGAACGCCCCGCTGGGCGACTCGGGCTTCGGCATCTTCCGTATGTGA
- a CDS encoding SACE_7040 family transcriptional regulator, giving the protein MSTRAAAPTRREQILSEAARLFAARGFHGVGVDEIGAAVGISGPGLYRHFAGKDAMLAELLVGISERLLTGGRVRVDEAVGDPAALLSSLIDGHIDFALDDRALITLHDRELDRLREADRKLVRQLQRQYVELWVEAVRRLHPGVGEAEVRVSVHAVFGLLNSTPHLAALGREATESLLRRLAHGAFGALSE; this is encoded by the coding sequence ATGAGCACCAGAGCGGCCGCCCCGACCCGACGCGAGCAGATCCTCAGTGAGGCCGCCCGCCTCTTCGCAGCGCGCGGATTCCACGGCGTCGGCGTCGACGAGATAGGGGCCGCGGTGGGCATCAGCGGCCCCGGCCTGTACCGGCACTTCGCGGGCAAGGACGCGATGCTCGCCGAGCTGCTCGTCGGGATCAGCGAGCGGCTGCTCACGGGCGGGCGCGTCCGCGTGGACGAAGCCGTCGGGGATCCGGCGGCCCTCCTCTCCTCCCTCATCGACGGGCACATCGACTTCGCCCTCGACGACCGGGCGCTGATCACCCTGCACGACCGGGAGCTCGACCGGCTGCGGGAGGCCGACCGCAAGCTCGTGCGCCAGCTCCAGCGCCAGTACGTGGAGCTGTGGGTGGAGGCCGTGCGCCGGCTGCACCCCGGGGTCGGCGAGGCCGAGGTACGGGTCTCCGTGCACGCGGTCTTCGGCCTGCTGAACTCCACCCCGCACCTGGCGGCCCTCGGGCGGGAGGCGACGGAGTCGCTGCTGCGGCGGCTCGCGCACGGGGCGTTCGGAGCGCTGTCGGAGTGA
- a CDS encoding phosphatase codes for MARMPKPIETPVPSRAELIDHLVRTRIAGQVATPRENNLSHYRKLANGDRHYWLGLELGDRWTDEQDVLAVMAERVGVVDDPTHRVGQDTIDPELTVAGLDRMAARLRKAALDRQSVLFATGHPGGLLDVHRATASALRAAGCEIVVIPAGLVADEGSVWQFADVAVMERGATLWHTHSPEPMAAILDGLAAAGRPQPDLVVADHGWAGCAAQRGLDAVGYADCNDPALFLGEAEGTLQVAVPLDDHVRDPRFYDPMVAYLLAAAGLLES; via the coding sequence ATGGCCCGTATGCCGAAGCCGATAGAGACGCCCGTACCGAGCCGTGCAGAACTCATCGACCACCTGGTCCGCACGCGGATCGCGGGGCAGGTCGCCACGCCGCGCGAGAACAACCTCTCCCACTACCGCAAGCTCGCCAACGGCGACCGGCACTACTGGCTCGGCCTGGAGCTGGGCGACCGCTGGACCGACGAGCAGGACGTACTGGCGGTGATGGCCGAACGCGTGGGCGTCGTGGACGACCCGACGCACCGCGTCGGCCAGGACACCATCGACCCCGAGCTGACCGTGGCCGGCCTGGACCGGATGGCCGCGCGGCTGCGAAAGGCGGCCCTGGACCGGCAGAGCGTGCTGTTCGCCACCGGGCACCCGGGCGGGCTGCTGGACGTCCACCGGGCCACGGCCTCGGCCCTGCGCGCCGCGGGCTGCGAGATCGTCGTCATCCCCGCGGGGCTCGTCGCGGACGAGGGCTCGGTGTGGCAGTTCGCGGACGTCGCCGTGATGGAGCGGGGCGCGACGCTGTGGCACACCCACTCGCCGGAGCCGATGGCCGCGATCCTGGACGGGCTGGCGGCGGCGGGCCGCCCGCAGCCGGACCTGGTCGTCGCCGACCACGGCTGGGCGGGGTGCGCGGCGCAGCGCGGCCTGGACGCGGTGGGCTACGCGGACTGCAACGACCCCGCGCTGTTCCTCGGCGAGGCGGAGGGCACCCTCCAGGTGGCGGTCCCCCTGGACGACCACGTCCGCGACCCGCGGTTCTACGACCCGATGGTGGCGTACCTCCTGGCCGCCGCCGGTCTCCTGGAGTCGTAG
- a CDS encoding acyl-CoA thioesterase, which produces MNEALTTLLDLLDLEQIEENIFRGTSRPSLVPRVFGGQVAAQALVAAGRTVPEDRTAHSLHSYFLRAGDAGAPIVYSVDRIRDGRSFTTRRVVAVQHGQPIFHLSASFQTYEEGLDHQAAMPAAPDPESLPTAEQSLPAYRDVFRDPGVVERLIDARGAVDLRYATTPPWGSVGEPIEPHTQVWFRTADKLESDDPLLHTCLATYVSDMTLLDSVLLAHGRGGWAVGDVVGASLDHAMWFHRPFRADEWLLYDQESPSAAAGRGLGQARIWTQDGRLAVTVIQEGVVRVPRR; this is translated from the coding sequence ATGAACGAGGCACTGACGACGCTCCTCGATCTGCTCGACCTCGAGCAGATCGAGGAGAACATCTTCCGCGGTACCAGCCGCCCTTCGCTGGTACCGCGCGTCTTCGGCGGTCAGGTCGCGGCCCAGGCGCTCGTCGCGGCCGGCCGGACCGTGCCCGAGGACCGCACCGCGCACTCGCTGCACTCGTACTTCCTGCGCGCCGGCGACGCGGGCGCGCCCATCGTCTACTCGGTGGACCGGATCCGCGACGGGCGCTCCTTCACCACCCGCCGGGTGGTCGCCGTCCAGCACGGCCAGCCGATCTTCCACCTCTCCGCGTCGTTCCAGACGTACGAGGAAGGCCTCGACCACCAGGCCGCCATGCCCGCCGCCCCGGACCCTGAGTCCCTGCCGACGGCGGAGCAGTCCCTGCCCGCGTACCGGGACGTCTTCCGCGACCCGGGCGTCGTGGAGCGGCTGATCGACGCGCGCGGCGCGGTGGACCTGCGGTACGCGACGACCCCGCCGTGGGGCAGCGTCGGGGAGCCCATCGAACCCCACACGCAGGTCTGGTTCCGTACCGCCGACAAGCTGGAGAGCGACGACCCGCTGCTGCACACCTGTCTGGCCACGTACGTGTCCGACATGACCCTGCTCGACTCGGTGCTGCTCGCGCACGGCCGGGGCGGCTGGGCGGTCGGCGACGTGGTCGGGGCCTCGCTGGACCACGCGATGTGGTTCCACCGGCCCTTCCGCGCGGACGAATGGCTGCTGTACGACCAGGAGTCGCCTTCGGCGGCGGCGGGCCGCGGCCTCGGCCAGGCCCGCATCTGGACCCAGGACGGCCGCCTCGCCGTGACGGTCATCCAGGAGGGTGTCGTACGCGTTCCGCGCCGATAA
- a CDS encoding acyl-CoA dehydrogenase family protein, translating into MRRTVFTEDHEAFRETIRAFIEAEVVPVYDEWFAAGQAPRDFYYKLGELGIFGINVPEEFGGAGLDTHKFEAVLYEETSRAGVQFGGSGVHVLLALPYIKMLANDEQKKRYLEKFVTGEEMWALAMTEPGTGSDVAGMKTTAKLSEDGTHYVLNGSKTFITGGVHADRVIVCARTSAPTAEDRRFGISLFAVDTKSEGYSIGRKLDKLGLRTSDTAELAFVDVKVPVEDLLGEENKGFYYLGANLPSERWGIAFGAYAQAKAAVRFAQQYVTDRTVFGKPVAHFQNTKFELAACQAEVDAAEAVADRALEALDAGELTAAEAASAKLFCTEVAHRVIDKCLQLHGGYGYMNEYPIARLYADNRVNRIYGGTSEVMKSIIAKSMGL; encoded by the coding sequence GTGCGCCGTACCGTCTTTACCGAGGACCACGAGGCGTTCCGCGAGACCATCCGGGCCTTCATCGAGGCCGAGGTCGTCCCCGTCTACGACGAGTGGTTCGCCGCGGGCCAGGCTCCGCGCGACTTCTACTACAAGCTCGGCGAGCTGGGCATCTTCGGGATCAACGTCCCCGAGGAGTTCGGCGGCGCCGGCCTGGACACGCACAAGTTCGAGGCCGTGCTCTACGAAGAGACCTCGCGCGCGGGCGTCCAGTTCGGCGGTTCCGGCGTGCACGTGCTGCTGGCGCTCCCCTACATCAAGATGCTCGCCAACGACGAGCAGAAGAAGCGTTACCTCGAGAAGTTCGTCACCGGTGAGGAGATGTGGGCCCTCGCGATGACCGAGCCGGGCACCGGCTCCGACGTCGCGGGCATGAAGACCACCGCCAAGCTCTCCGAGGACGGCACGCACTACGTCCTCAACGGCTCCAAGACCTTCATCACCGGTGGCGTCCACGCCGACCGCGTGATCGTCTGCGCCCGCACCTCCGCCCCGACGGCCGAGGACCGCCGCTTCGGCATCTCCCTCTTCGCCGTGGACACCAAGTCCGAGGGCTACTCCATCGGCCGCAAGCTGGACAAGCTCGGCCTGCGCACCTCCGACACCGCCGAGCTGGCGTTCGTCGACGTGAAGGTGCCGGTCGAGGACCTGCTCGGCGAGGAGAACAAGGGCTTCTACTACCTCGGCGCCAACCTGCCGTCCGAGCGCTGGGGCATCGCCTTCGGCGCGTACGCGCAGGCCAAGGCCGCCGTCCGGTTCGCGCAGCAGTACGTGACCGACCGCACCGTCTTCGGCAAGCCGGTCGCGCACTTCCAGAACACCAAGTTCGAACTGGCCGCCTGCCAGGCCGAGGTGGACGCCGCCGAGGCCGTCGCCGACCGCGCCCTGGAAGCCCTGGACGCCGGCGAGCTGACCGCCGCCGAGGCCGCGTCCGCGAAGCTGTTCTGCACCGAGGTCGCGCACCGCGTGATCGACAAGTGCCTCCAGCTGCACGGCGGTTACGGCTACATGAACGAGTACCCGATCGCCCGCCTGTACGCCGACAACCGCGTGAACCGCATCTACGGCGGCACCAGCGAGGTCATGAAGTCCATCATCGCCAAGTCGATGGGCCTGTAA